The proteins below are encoded in one region of Capsicum annuum cultivar UCD-10X-F1 unplaced genomic scaffold, UCD10Xv1.1 ctg998, whole genome shotgun sequence:
- the LOC124895826 gene encoding uncharacterized protein LOC124895826, translated as MEFTKALCDLGASVNLIPLNIYNKLGLGNPTPTNMRLVMADRSVKRPVGILYDVLVKVSNFIFPADFVILDYKVDFEVTIILGRLFLTIGSVLIDLIANELFFTVNDEVVRYNVGKSMKQHEEMSLFSVVDLYFEDEQDVLRTTQLVIEPLAVVVMNYDSEGIEEYEEIVFALTGLGSYSYTSKKLELDLANRPTSPTKPSIEEPLVLELKKLPGHL; from the coding sequence ATGGAATTCACTAAAGCACTGTGTGATTTGGGAGCAAGTGTTAACTTGATTCCAttgaatatttataataaattggGTCTGGGGAATCCCACACCTACCAACATGAGACTCGTGATGGCAGACAGGTCAGTAAAGCGACCTGTTGGAattctgtatgatgtgttggtaaaggtctCAAATTTCATATTCCCCGCAGACTTCGTCATTCTGGACTACAAGGTGGACTTCGAAGTGACCATAATATTGGGTCGACTTTTCCTCACAATTGGAAGTGTGTTGATCGATTTGATAGCGAATGAGCTTTTTTTCACGGTGAATGATGAAGTTGTGCGGTATAATGTGGGAAAATCAATGAAACAGCATGAGGAAATGAGtttgttctcagtagttgatttgtattttgaggACGAACAGGATGTGCTTAGAACTACACAACTTGTTATTGAGCCTTTAGCTGTGGTTGTGATGAactatgatagtgaaggcattgAAGAGTATGAAGAGATAGTTTTTGCCCTAACTGGCCTAGGCTCATATTCTTATACTTCTAAAAAGTTGGAACTTGACCTGGCTAATCGACCAACATCACCAACCAAGCCGTCTATTGAAGAACCTCTcgtgttggaattgaagaagcTACCTGGTCACTTATGA